The following proteins are encoded in a genomic region of Streptomyces collinus Tu 365:
- the rpsS gene encoding 30S ribosomal protein S19 yields the protein MPRSLKKGPFVDDHLIKKVDAQNEAGTKNVIKTWSRRSMIVPAMLGHTLAVHNGKTHIPVFVTESMVGHKLGEFSPTRTFRGHVKDDRKSKRR from the coding sequence ATGCCTCGTAGCCTGAAGAAGGGGCCCTTCGTCGACGACCACCTGATCAAGAAGGTGGACGCCCAGAACGAAGCCGGCACCAAGAACGTCATCAAGACCTGGTCCCGTCGCTCCATGATCGTCCCGGCCATGCTCGGCCACACGCTCGCGGTGCACAACGGCAAGACCCACATCCCGGTGTTCGTCACCGAGTCGATGGTCGGTCACAAGCTCGGCGAGTTCTCGCCGACCCGCACCTTCCGGGGCCACGTCAAGGACGACCGGAAGTCGAAGCGCCGCTAG
- the rplV gene encoding 50S ribosomal protein L22: MEARAQARYIRVTPMKARRVVDLIRGMDATEAQAVLRFAPQAASVPVGKVLDSAIANAAHNYDHTDADSLFISEAYVDEGPTLKRFRPRAQGRAYRIRKRTSHITVVVSSKEGTR, translated from the coding sequence ATGGAAGCCAGGGCCCAGGCGCGGTACATCCGCGTTACGCCCATGAAGGCCCGCCGCGTGGTGGACCTTATCCGTGGCATGGATGCCACGGAGGCTCAGGCTGTTCTGCGATTCGCTCCGCAGGCAGCCTCCGTGCCGGTCGGCAAGGTGCTCGACAGCGCCATCGCCAACGCCGCGCACAACTACGACCACACCGACGCCGACAGCCTCTTCATTTCCGAGGCGTACGTCGACGAGGGCCCGACCCTGAAGCGGTTCCGGCCGCGCGCCCAGGGCCGTGCCTACCGGATCCGCAAGCGGACCAGCCACATCACCGTGGTCGTCAGCAGCAAGGAAGGAACCCGGTAA
- the rpsC gene encoding 30S ribosomal protein S3 — MGQKVNPHGFRLGVTTDFKSRWYADKLYKDYVKEDVAIRRMMTSGMERAGISKVEIERTRDRVRVDIHTARPGIVIGRRGAEADRIRGDLEKLTGKQVQLNILEVKNPETDAQLVAQAVAEQLSSRVSFRRAMRKSMQSAMKAGAKGIKIQCGGRLGGAEMSRSEFYREGRVPLHTLRANVDYGFFEAKTTFGRIGVKVWIYKGDVKNIAEVRAENAAARAGNRPARGGADRPARGGRGGERRGRKPQQAAGAEAPKAEAPASAPAESTGTEA, encoded by the coding sequence ATGGGCCAGAAGGTTAACCCGCATGGGTTCCGGCTCGGTGTCACGACCGACTTCAAGTCGCGTTGGTACGCCGACAAGCTGTACAAGGACTACGTCAAGGAAGACGTCGCCATCCGTCGGATGATGACGTCCGGCATGGAGCGCGCCGGCATCTCGAAGGTTGAGATCGAGCGCACCCGTGACCGCGTGCGGGTGGACATCCACACCGCTCGTCCGGGCATCGTCATCGGCCGCCGTGGCGCCGAGGCCGACCGCATCCGCGGCGACCTCGAGAAGCTCACGGGCAAGCAGGTCCAGCTGAACATCCTCGAGGTCAAGAACCCCGAGACGGACGCTCAGCTCGTGGCCCAGGCCGTTGCCGAGCAGCTCTCCTCCCGCGTCTCCTTCCGCCGCGCCATGCGTAAGAGCATGCAGTCGGCGATGAAGGCCGGCGCCAAGGGCATCAAGATCCAGTGCGGCGGCCGCCTCGGTGGCGCCGAGATGTCCCGCTCGGAGTTCTACCGCGAGGGCCGCGTGCCCCTGCACACGCTCCGTGCGAACGTGGACTACGGCTTCTTCGAGGCCAAGACGACCTTCGGCCGCATCGGCGTGAAGGTCTGGATCTACAAGGGCGACGTGAAGAACATCGCCGAGGTCCGCGCCGAGAACGCTGCGGCCCGTGCGGGTAACCGCCCGGCCCGTGGCGGTGCAGACCGCCCGGCCCGTGGTGGCCGTGGTGGCGAGCGGCGCGGTCGCAAGCCGCAGCAGGCTGCCGGCGCCGAGGCCCCCAAGGCCGAGGCTCCCGCGTCCGCTCCGGCTGAGAGCACCGGAACGGAGGCCTGA
- the rplP gene encoding 50S ribosomal protein L16, with translation MLIPRRVKHRKQHHPKRNGMSKGGTQVAFGEYGIQALTPAYVTNRQIEAARIAMTRHIKRGGKVWINIYPDRPLTKKPAETRMGSGKGSPEWWIANVKPGRVMFELSYPNEKIAREALTRAAHKLPMKCRIVKREAGEA, from the coding sequence ATGCTGATCCCCCGTAGGGTCAAGCACCGCAAGCAGCACCACCCGAAGCGCAACGGTATGTCCAAGGGTGGAACGCAGGTTGCGTTCGGCGAGTACGGCATCCAGGCGCTGACCCCGGCCTACGTGACGAACCGCCAGATCGAGGCGGCCCGTATCGCGATGACCCGCCACATCAAGCGTGGCGGCAAGGTCTGGATCAACATCTACCCGGACCGTCCGCTCACCAAGAAGCCCGCCGAGACCCGCATGGGTTCCGGTAAGGGTTCTCCGGAGTGGTGGATCGCCAACGTCAAGCCCGGACGTGTGATGTTCGAGCTGTCGTACCCCAACGAGAAGATCGCCCGTGAGGCGCTGACCCGTGCGGCCCACAAGCTGCCGATGAAGTGCCGGATCGTCAAGCGCGAGGCAGGTGAAGCGTGA
- the rpmC gene encoding 50S ribosomal protein L29 produces MSAGTKASELRELGNEELLGKLREAKEELFNLRFQAATGQLENHGRLKAVRKDIARIYTLMRERELGIETVENA; encoded by the coding sequence ATGTCGGCCGGTACCAAGGCGTCCGAGCTGCGCGAGCTGGGCAACGAGGAGCTTCTGGGCAAGCTCCGCGAGGCCAAGGAAGAGCTGTTCAACCTCCGCTTCCAGGCGGCGACGGGTCAGCTCGAGAACCACGGCCGGCTGAAGGCCGTCCGTAAGGACATCGCGCGGATCTACACCCTGATGCGCGAGCGCGAGCTGGGCATCGAAACGGTGGAGAACGCATGA
- the rpsQ gene encoding 30S ribosomal protein S17 — MSENNVTEQNTEARGFRKTREGLVVSDKMDKTVVVAVEDRVKHALYGKVIRRTNKLKAHDEQNAAGVGDRVLLMETRPLSATKRWRVVEILEKAK, encoded by the coding sequence ATGAGCGAGAACAACGTGACTGAGCAGAACACCGAGGCGCGCGGCTTCCGCAAGACCCGCGAGGGTCTCGTCGTCAGCGACAAGATGGACAAGACCGTCGTCGTCGCCGTCGAGGACCGCGTCAAGCACGCGCTGTACGGCAAGGTCATCCGCCGTACGAACAAGCTCAAGGCGCACGACGAGCAGAACGCCGCGGGCGTCGGCGACCGTGTCCTCCTCATGGAGACCCGGCCGCTGTCCGCCACGAAGCGCTGGCGCGTCGTCGAGATCCTCGAGAAGGCCAAGTAG
- the rplN gene encoding 50S ribosomal protein L14, translating into MIQQESRLRVADNTGAKEILCIRVLGGSGRRYAGIGDVIVATVKDAIPGGNVKKGDVVKAVIVRTVKERRRPDGSYIRFDENAAVILKNDGDPRGTRIFGPVGRELREKKFMKIISLAPEVL; encoded by the coding sequence GTGATCCAGCAGGAGTCGCGACTGCGCGTCGCCGACAACACTGGTGCGAAGGAAATCCTTTGCATCCGTGTGCTCGGTGGCTCCGGTCGCCGCTACGCGGGCATCGGTGACGTCATCGTCGCCACCGTCAAGGACGCGATCCCCGGTGGCAACGTGAAGAAGGGTGACGTCGTCAAGGCGGTCATCGTTCGCACCGTCAAGGAGCGCCGTCGTCCGGACGGCTCGTACATCCGCTTCGACGAGAACGCCGCCGTCATTCTGAAGAACGACGGCGACCCTCGCGGCACCCGTATCTTCGGCCCGGTCGGCCGTGAGCTGCGCGAGAAGAAGTTCATGAAGATCATCTCGCTCGCGCCGGAGGTGCTGTAA
- the rplX gene encoding 50S ribosomal protein L24, with amino-acid sequence MKIKKGDLVQVITGKDKGKQGKVIAAFPREDRVLVEGVNRVKKHTKAGPTASGSQAGGIVTTEAPIHVSNVQLVVEKDGQKVVTRVGYRFDDEGNKIRVAKRTGEDI; translated from the coding sequence ATGAAGATCAAGAAGGGCGACCTGGTCCAGGTCATCACCGGTAAGGACAAGGGCAAGCAGGGCAAGGTCATCGCGGCCTTCCCCCGCGAGGACCGCGTCCTGGTCGAGGGTGTCAACCGGGTCAAGAAGCACACCAAGGCCGGTCCGACCGCCAGCGGTTCGCAGGCCGGCGGCATCGTCACGACCGAGGCGCCGATCCACGTCTCCAACGTCCAGCTGGTCGTTGAGAAGGACGGCCAGAAGGTCGTCACGCGTGTCGGTTACCGCTTCGACGATGAGGGCAACAAGATCCGCGTTGCCAAGCGGACGGGTGAGGACATCTGA
- the rplE gene encoding 50S ribosomal protein L5 — protein MATTTTPRLKQKYREEITGKLRDEFKYENVMQIPGLVKIVVNMGVGDAARDSKLIDGAIRDLTTITGQKPQVTKARKSIAQFKLREGQPIGAHVTLRGDRMWEFLDRTLSLALPRIRDFRGLSPKQFDGRGNYTFGLTEQVMFHEIDQDKIDRTRGMDITVVTTATNDAEGRALLRHLGFPFKEA, from the coding sequence ATGGCTACCACCACCACTCCGCGCCTCAAGCAGAAGTACCGTGAGGAGATCACGGGCAAGCTGCGTGACGAGTTCAAGTACGAGAACGTCATGCAGATCCCCGGTCTCGTCAAGATCGTGGTCAACATGGGTGTGGGCGACGCCGCCCGCGACTCCAAGCTGATCGACGGCGCCATTCGCGACCTCACCACGATCACCGGCCAGAAGCCGCAGGTCACCAAGGCCCGCAAGTCCATCGCGCAGTTCAAGCTGCGTGAGGGTCAGCCGATCGGTGCCCACGTCACGCTTCGTGGCGACCGCATGTGGGAGTTCCTGGACCGCACCCTGTCGCTCGCGCTGCCGCGCATCCGCGACTTCCGTGGTCTGTCCCCCAAGCAGTTCGACGGCCGTGGCAACTACACCTTCGGTCTCACGGAGCAGGTCATGTTCCACGAGATCGACCAGGACAAGATCGACCGTACCCGGGGCATGGACATCACCGTGGTGACCACGGCGACCAACGACGCTGAGGGCCGCGCGCTCCTTCGTCACCTCGGCTTCCCGTTCAAGGAGGCGTGA
- a CDS encoding type Z 30S ribosomal protein S14 codes for MAKKALIAKAARKPKFGVRGYTRCQRCGRPHSVYRKFGLCRVCLREMAHRGELPGVTKSSW; via the coding sequence ATGGCGAAGAAGGCTCTGATTGCCAAGGCTGCTCGCAAGCCCAAGTTCGGTGTGCGTGGCTACACGCGCTGCCAGCGCTGCGGCCGTCCGCACTCCGTGTACCGCAAGTTCGGCCTCTGCCGCGTGTGCCTTCGTGAGATGGCTCACCGTGGCGAGCTGCCGGGCGTGACCAAGAGCTCCTGGTAA
- the rpsH gene encoding 30S ribosomal protein S8, giving the protein MTMTDPIADMLTRLRNANSAYHDSVTMPASKIKSHIAEILQQEGFITGWKVEDAEVGKNLVLELKFGPNRERSIAGIKRISKPGLRVYAKSTNLPKVLGGLGVAIISTSHGLLTDKQAGKKGVGGEVLAYVW; this is encoded by the coding sequence ATGACCATGACTGATCCGATCGCAGACATGCTTACGCGTCTGCGGAACGCGAACTCGGCATACCACGACTCCGTGACGATGCCGGCATCGAAGATCAAGTCGCACATCGCGGAGATCCTCCAGCAGGAGGGCTTCATCACGGGCTGGAAGGTCGAGGACGCCGAGGTCGGTAAGAACCTCGTTCTCGAGCTGAAGTTCGGCCCGAACCGTGAGCGCTCCATCGCGGGCATCAAGCGGATCTCCAAGCCCGGTCTCCGGGTGTACGCGAAGTCCACCAACCTGCCGAAGGTGCTGGGCGGCCTCGGCGTGGCGATCATCTCCACGTCGCACGGGCTCCTCACCGACAAGCAGGCCGGCAAGAAGGGCGTGGGTGGGGAAGTCCTCGCCTACGTCTGGTAA
- the rplF gene encoding 50S ribosomal protein L6: MSRIGKLPITVPAGVDVTIDGRTVSVKGPKGTLTHTVVAPIDIVKGEDGVLNVTRPNDERQNKALHGLSRTLVANMITGVTQGYVKKLEISGVGYRVTAKGSNLEFALGYSHPITVEAPEGITFKVETPTRFQVEGIDKQKVGEVAANIRKLRKPDPYKAKGVKYEGEVIRRKVGKAGK; encoded by the coding sequence ATGTCGCGTATTGGCAAGCTCCCCATCACGGTTCCCGCCGGCGTGGACGTCACCATCGACGGCCGTACGGTCTCGGTCAAGGGCCCCAAGGGCACGCTGACCCACACCGTCGTCGCGCCGATCGACATCGTCAAGGGTGAGGACGGCGTGCTCAACGTCACCCGTCCGAACGACGAGCGTCAGAACAAGGCCCTCCACGGCCTGTCCCGCACGCTGGTGGCGAACATGATCACCGGCGTGACCCAGGGTTACGTGAAGAAGCTCGAGATCAGCGGTGTCGGTTACCGCGTGACGGCCAAGGGCTCGAACCTCGAGTTCGCGCTCGGCTACAGCCACCCGATCACCGTCGAGGCGCCCGAGGGAATCACCTTCAAGGTGGAGACCCCGACCCGCTTCCAGGTCGAGGGCATCGACAAGCAGAAGGTCGGCGAGGTTGCGGCCAACATCCGCAAGCTGCGCAAGCCCGACCCGTACAAGGCCAAGGGCGTCAAGTACGAGGGCGAAGTCATCCGCCGCAAGGTCGGAAAGGCGGGTAAGTAA
- the rplR gene encoding 50S ribosomal protein L18 — translation MAYGQKILKGDAYKRAAIKRRHIRIRKNISGTAERPRLVVTRSNRHIVAQVIDDLKGHTLASASTLDASVRGGEGDKSAQAKQVGALVAERAKAAGVEAVVFDRGGNQYAGRIAALADAAREAGLKF, via the coding sequence ATGGCATACGGGCAGAAGATCCTCAAGGGCGACGCCTACAAGCGCGCCGCGATCAAGCGCCGTCACATCCGGATCCGTAAGAACATTTCCGGTACGGCGGAGCGCCCCCGTCTGGTCGTGACCCGCTCCAACCGCCACATCGTGGCGCAGGTGATCGACGACCTGAAGGGCCACACCCTGGCTTCCGCGTCCACCCTGGACGCGTCGGTCCGTGGTGGCGAGGGCGACAAGTCCGCGCAGGCCAAGCAGGTCGGCGCCCTGGTCGCCGAGCGTGCCAAGGCCGCCGGTGTCGAGGCTGTCGTGTTCGACCGTGGTGGCAACCAGTACGCCGGGCGCATCGCCGCCCTGGCGGACGCCGCCCGCGAAGCCGGGCTCAAGTTCTGA
- the rpsE gene encoding 30S ribosomal protein S5 → MAGPQRRGGGAGGGERRDRKGRDGGAAAAEKTAYVERVVAINRVAKVVKGGRRFSFTALVVVGDGDGTVGVGYGKAKEVPAAIAKGVEEAKKHFFKVPRIQGTIPHPIQGEKAAGVVLLKPASPGTGVIAGGPVRAVLECAGIHDILSKSLGSDNAINIVHATVAALKGLQRPEEVAARRGLPLEDVAPAALLRARAGAGA, encoded by the coding sequence ATGGCTGGACCCCAGCGCCGCGGTGGCGGTGCCGGTGGCGGCGAGCGGCGGGACCGGAAGGGCCGTGACGGCGGCGCTGCTGCCGCCGAGAAGACCGCGTACGTTGAGCGTGTCGTCGCGATCAACCGTGTCGCCAAGGTTGTGAAGGGTGGTCGTCGCTTCAGCTTCACCGCGCTGGTCGTGGTGGGCGACGGTGACGGCACCGTGGGTGTCGGTTACGGCAAGGCCAAGGAGGTGCCGGCCGCCATCGCCAAGGGCGTTGAGGAGGCCAAGAAGCACTTCTTCAAGGTCCCGCGTATCCAGGGCACCATCCCGCACCCGATCCAGGGTGAGAAGGCTGCCGGCGTCGTGCTGCTCAAGCCCGCGTCCCCGGGTACCGGCGTTATCGCCGGTGGTCCGGTGCGTGCCGTGCTCGAGTGCGCCGGTATCCACGACATCCTGTCGAAGTCGCTCGGCTCCGACAACGCGATCAACATCGTGCACGCGACCGTGGCGGCCCTGAAGGGCCTGCAGCGTCCGGAGGAGGTCGCGGCCCGCCGTGGTCTGCCTCTCGAGGACGTCGCCCCCGCGGCTCTTCTCCGTGCGCGGGCCGGGGCGGGTGCGTGA
- the rpmD gene encoding 50S ribosomal protein L30, with amino-acid sequence MAQLKITQVKSYIGSKQNHRDTLRSLGLKGINTQVVKEDRPEFRGMVHTVRHLVTVEEVD; translated from the coding sequence ATGGCTCAGCTCAAGATCACGCAGGTCAAGTCCTACATCGGCAGCAAGCAGAACCACCGTGACACCCTGCGCTCCCTTGGTCTCAAGGGCATCAACACGCAGGTCGTCAAGGAGGACCGCCCCGAGTTCCGCGGCATGGTGCACACCGTCCGCCACCTCGTGACGGTCGAGGAGGTCGACTGA
- the rplO gene encoding 50S ribosomal protein L15, producing the protein MAENNPLKIHNLRPAPGAKTAKTRVGRGEASKGKTAGRGTKGTKARYQVPERFEGGQMPLHMRLPKLKGFKNPFKVEFQVVNLDKLAALYPEGGEVTVEGLVAKGAVRKNSLVKVLGQGEITVALQVTVDAVSGSAKEKITAAGGTVTELV; encoded by the coding sequence ATGGCGGAGAACAACCCGCTCAAGATCCACAACCTCCGTCCCGCCCCGGGCGCCAAGACCGCCAAGACCCGTGTGGGTCGTGGTGAGGCGTCGAAGGGTAAGACGGCCGGTCGTGGTACCAAGGGCACGAAGGCCCGTTACCAGGTTCCGGAGCGCTTCGAGGGTGGGCAGATGCCCCTCCACATGCGCCTCCCGAAGCTGAAGGGCTTCAAGAACCCCTTCAAGGTCGAGTTCCAGGTCGTGAACCTCGACAAGCTGGCCGCGCTGTACCCCGAGGGTGGCGAGGTCACCGTCGAGGGCCTGGTGGCCAAGGGTGCCGTTCGCAAGAACAGCCTCGTCAAGGTCCTCGGCCAGGGCGAGATCACCGTGGCGCTGCAGGTGACGGTGGACGCCGTCTCCGGCTCCGCCAAGGAGAAGATCACCGCCGCCGGCGGTACGGTCACCGAGCTCGTCTGA
- the secY gene encoding preprotein translocase subunit SecY yields MLTAFARAFRTPDLRKKLLFTLAIIVVYRVGTHVPIPGVDYKAVQQCMDEASANQGLFGLVNMFSGGALLQITIFALGIMPYITASIILQLLTVVIPRLEALKKEGQAGTAKITQYTRYLTVALAILQGTGLVATARSGALFSGCPVAGQIVPDQAIFTTITMVICMTAGTAVVMWLGELITDRGIGNGMSILMFISIAATFPSALWAIKKQGTLAGGWIEFGTVILVGLVMVALVVFVEQAQRRIPVQYAKRMIGRRSYGGTSTYIPLKVNQAGVIPVIFASSLLYIPALVAQFAGGKSGWKTWVEQNLTKGDHPIYITMYFLLIVFFAFFYVAISFNPEEVADNMKKYGGFIPGIRAGRPTAEYLSYVLNRITWPGSLYLGLIALVPTMALVGFGASQNFPFGGTSILIIVGVGLETVKQIESQLQQRNYEGFLR; encoded by the coding sequence GTGCTCACCGCGTTCGCCCGGGCGTTCAGGACGCCCGACCTGCGTAAGAAGCTGCTCTTCACGCTGGCCATCATCGTGGTGTACCGGGTCGGTACCCACGTCCCGATCCCCGGCGTGGACTACAAGGCAGTCCAGCAGTGCATGGACGAGGCGTCCGCCAACCAGGGCCTCTTCGGACTGGTCAACATGTTCAGCGGTGGCGCGCTTCTGCAGATCACGATTTTCGCGCTCGGCATCATGCCGTACATCACGGCCAGCATCATCCTTCAGCTGCTGACCGTGGTCATCCCGCGCCTGGAAGCCCTCAAGAAGGAGGGCCAGGCGGGTACCGCGAAGATCACGCAGTACACCCGTTACCTGACGGTGGCGCTGGCCATCCTCCAGGGAACCGGCCTGGTGGCCACCGCGCGCAGCGGCGCGCTGTTCAGCGGCTGCCCCGTCGCCGGCCAGATCGTCCCCGACCAGGCGATCTTCACCACCATCACCATGGTCATCTGCATGACCGCCGGTACGGCCGTCGTCATGTGGCTCGGTGAGCTGATCACCGACCGCGGCATCGGCAACGGCATGTCGATCCTGATGTTCATCTCGATCGCCGCCACCTTCCCGTCCGCCCTGTGGGCCATCAAGAAGCAGGGCACGCTGGCCGGCGGCTGGATCGAGTTCGGCACCGTGATCCTGGTCGGCCTGGTCATGGTCGCGCTCGTGGTCTTCGTCGAGCAGGCCCAGCGCCGCATCCCGGTGCAGTACGCGAAGCGCATGATCGGCCGCCGTTCCTACGGCGGTACGTCCACGTACATCCCGCTCAAGGTGAACCAGGCGGGTGTGATTCCCGTCATTTTCGCCTCGTCGCTGCTCTACATTCCGGCGCTCGTCGCGCAGTTCGCCGGGGGCAAGTCGGGCTGGAAGACCTGGGTCGAGCAGAACCTGACCAAGGGCGATCACCCGATTTACATCACGATGTACTTCTTGCTCATCGTGTTCTTCGCGTTCTTCTACGTGGCGATCTCCTTCAACCCCGAGGAAGTCGCCGACAACATGAAGAAGTATGGTGGCTTCATCCCGGGCATCCGGGCTGGCCGACCGACCGCTGAGTACCTCAGCTACGTGCTCAACCGGATCACCTGGCCGGGTTCGCTGTATCTGGGTCTGATCGCTCTCGTACCGACAATGGCGTTGGTCGGCTTCGGGGCAAGCCAGAACTTCCCCTTCGGCGGGACCAGCATCCTCATCATCGTGGGTGTCGGCCTGGAGACGGTGAAGCAGATCGAGAGCCAGCTCCAGCAGCGCAATTACGAAGGGTTCCTCCGCTGA
- a CDS encoding adenylate kinase, with protein MRIVLVGPPGAGKGTQAVRLAEKLSVPHISTGDLFRANISQQTELGKLAKSYMDAGNLVPDEVTIAMAKDRMEQPDAVGGFLLDGFPRNVSQAEALDQLLQTEGITLDAVLDLEVPEAEVVKRIAGRRICRNDSSHVFHVTYSPPKQEGVCDVCGGELYQRDDDSEETVRKRLEVYHTQTEPIIDYYKSQGLVRTISALGPVDEVTERALDALKREKAENK; from the coding sequence ATGCGTATCGTCCTCGTCGGGCCGCCGGGTGCTGGTAAGGGAACGCAAGCCGTACGGCTCGCAGAGAAGCTGTCGGTCCCGCACATCTCCACGGGCGACCTGTTCCGGGCCAACATCAGCCAGCAGACCGAGCTGGGCAAGCTCGCGAAGTCCTACATGGACGCCGGCAACCTCGTTCCCGACGAGGTGACCATCGCGATGGCCAAGGACCGCATGGAGCAGCCGGACGCCGTGGGCGGCTTCCTGCTCGACGGGTTCCCGCGCAACGTCTCGCAGGCCGAGGCGCTGGACCAGCTGCTGCAGACCGAGGGCATCACGCTGGACGCCGTCCTGGACCTGGAGGTCCCGGAGGCCGAGGTCGTCAAGCGGATCGCCGGCCGGCGCATCTGCCGCAACGACTCCTCCCACGTGTTCCACGTGACGTACAGCCCCCCGAAGCAGGAAGGCGTCTGCGACGTCTGCGGCGGCGAGCTGTACCAGCGCGACGACGACTCCGAGGAGACCGTCCGCAAGCGCCTGGAGGTCTACCACACGCAGACCGAGCCGATCATCGACTACTACAAGTCGCAGGGCCTGGTCCGCACGATCTCCGCGCTCGGCCCGGTCGACGAGGTCACCGAGCGGGCGCTGGACGCCCTCAAGCGCGAGAAGGCCGAGAACAAGTAG
- the map gene encoding type I methionyl aminopeptidase, which yields MVQIKTPEQIAKMRAAGLVVAAIHAATREAAVPGASTRDLDEVARKVLAENGAKSNFLGYGGFPATICTSVNDVVVHGIPSEDVVLKDGDIISIDCGAIVDGWHGDAAYTAFVGSGHAPELVELSRVTEESMWAGIAAMKQGNRLVDISRAIETYIRRQPKPGGGKYGIIEDYGGHGIGTEMHMDPHLLNYVDRRRGKGPKLVPGLCLAIEPMVSLGTPRTEVLEDDWTVITTDGTWSSHWEHSVALTEAGPLVLTSPDGGRAKLAEYGVTAAPDPLA from the coding sequence ATGGTGCAGATCAAGACCCCCGAGCAGATCGCCAAGATGCGTGCGGCGGGATTGGTCGTCGCCGCGATCCACGCGGCCACCCGGGAGGCGGCCGTGCCGGGCGCCAGCACCAGGGACCTGGACGAGGTGGCCCGCAAGGTGCTCGCCGAGAACGGCGCCAAGTCGAACTTCCTCGGCTACGGCGGCTTCCCCGCCACCATCTGCACCTCGGTCAACGACGTGGTCGTCCACGGCATCCCCTCGGAGGACGTCGTCCTGAAGGACGGCGACATCATCTCCATCGACTGCGGCGCCATCGTCGACGGCTGGCACGGCGACGCGGCCTACACCGCGTTCGTGGGCTCCGGTCACGCCCCGGAGCTGGTCGAGCTCTCCCGGGTGACGGAGGAGTCGATGTGGGCCGGTATCGCGGCCATGAAGCAGGGCAACCGCCTGGTGGACATCTCCCGGGCGATCGAGACCTACATCCGCCGCCAGCCCAAGCCCGGCGGCGGCAAGTACGGGATCATCGAGGACTACGGCGGCCACGGCATCGGCACCGAGATGCACATGGACCCGCACCTGCTGAACTACGTGGACCGCCGGCGCGGCAAGGGCCCCAAGCTGGTCCCCGGCCTCTGCCTCGCCATCGAGCCGATGGTCTCCCTCGGCACCCCGCGCACCGAGGTCCTCGAGGACGACTGGACGGTCATCACCACCGACGGCACCTGGTCCTCGCACTGGGAGCACTCGGTCGCGCTCACCGAGGCGGGCCCCCTGGTCCTGACGTCCCCCGACGGCGGCAGGGCGAAGCTCGCCGAGTACGGCGTCACGGCCGCTCCGGACCCGCTGGCGTGA
- the infA gene encoding translation initiation factor IF-1 — protein MAKKQGAIEIEGTVVESLPNAMFKVELQNGHQVLAHISGKMRMHYIRILPDDRVVVELSPYDLTRGRIVYRYK, from the coding sequence GTGGCCAAGAAGCAAGGTGCCATCGAGATCGAGGGCACTGTCGTCGAGTCTCTGCCGAACGCCATGTTCAAGGTCGAGCTCCAGAACGGCCACCAGGTCCTGGCACACATCAGCGGCAAGATGCGTATGCACTACATCCGCATCCTCCCTGACGACCGGGTCGTGGTGGAGCTGTCTCCTTACGACCTGACGCGTGGCCGGATCGTCTACCGCTACAAGTAG
- the rpmJ gene encoding 50S ribosomal protein L36, with protein MKVKPSVKKICDKCRVIRRHGRVMVICENPRHKQRQG; from the coding sequence ATGAAGGTCAAGCCGAGCGTCAAGAAGATCTGCGACAAGTGCAGGGTGATCCGCCGTCACGGTCGGGTCATGGTCATCTGCGAGAACCCGCGCCACAAGCAGCGCCAGGGCTGA
- the rpsM gene encoding 30S ribosomal protein S13 yields MARVSGVDIPREKRVEVALTYVFGIGRTLSQLTLAETGIDPNTRVRDLTEEQLVAIREYVDNNIKTEGDLRREIQADIRRKVEIGCYQGLRHRRGLPVRGQRTSTNARTRKGPRRAIAGKKKPGKK; encoded by the coding sequence ATGGCACGCGTTTCCGGTGTTGACATCCCGCGCGAAAAGCGCGTGGAGGTCGCCCTCACCTACGTGTTCGGCATCGGCCGGACGCTCTCCCAGCTGACGCTGGCCGAGACCGGTATCGACCCGAACACCCGCGTCCGTGATCTGACCGAAGAGCAGCTGGTCGCGATCCGCGAGTACGTCGACAACAACATCAAGACCGAGGGTGACCTCCGTCGCGAGATCCAGGCCGACATCCGCCGCAAGGTCGAGATCGGCTGCTACCAGGGTCTCCGTCACCGTCGCGGTCTGCCCGTCCGCGGTCAGCGCACCAGCACGAACGCCCGCACCCGCAAGGGCCCGCGTCGCGCCATCGCCGGCAAGAAGAAGCCGGGCAAGAAGTAG